In one Mucilaginibacter ginsenosidivorax genomic region, the following are encoded:
- a CDS encoding vanadium-dependent haloperoxidase, whose amino-acid sequence MLKDADVLHNNVDQLTQVIIYDVFTPPVASRIYGYTTLAAYEAERYADTSYNSIAAQLKGFGKPPKPNKDLKYNFTLAATKAFFTVAHKITFSVDTLQKYEDKVYAMYKDNLDDSTYSRSMAFGTQVGKFILKRASVDNYPQTRGKPRFLGNDGPGQWRPTAPDYLDGVEFCWGTMHTFAVDTSTQFKLPPPPAFSDDKNSPYFKQVVEVYELSKHITPEQTTIARFWDDNPFVIQHNGHMMFANKKITPGGHWIGITAIACKQTHADGIKTAQAYALTSIALFDAFISGWQVKYQTNYIRPVTVINDKIDHDWLPMLQTPPFPEYPSGHSDISAASAVMLTHLFGDNFAYQDTSDLKYIGMQRHFDSFLKASDETSISRFYGGIHYRNSVDQGAVQGRQVGEYIWKKLKLKK is encoded by the coding sequence TTGTTAAAAGATGCGGATGTGCTGCATAACAACGTTGACCAGTTAACACAGGTTATCATTTATGATGTGTTTACGCCTCCGGTTGCAAGCCGTATTTACGGTTATACTACACTGGCGGCTTACGAAGCTGAGCGTTACGCAGATACCAGTTATAATTCAATAGCAGCCCAGTTAAAAGGCTTTGGCAAACCGCCTAAGCCCAACAAAGATTTGAAATACAATTTTACACTGGCCGCAACCAAAGCTTTTTTTACGGTGGCCCACAAGATCACTTTCTCGGTAGATACCTTGCAGAAATATGAGGATAAGGTTTATGCTATGTATAAGGATAATCTTGATGACTCTACTTATTCGCGTTCAATGGCGTTTGGTACCCAGGTAGGTAAATTTATCCTTAAACGCGCATCTGTTGATAATTATCCGCAAACCCGTGGCAAACCTCGTTTTTTGGGTAACGACGGCCCTGGTCAATGGCGCCCAACAGCCCCCGATTATCTTGATGGCGTTGAGTTTTGCTGGGGTACCATGCATACGTTTGCTGTTGATACTTCAACACAATTTAAATTGCCGCCTCCGCCAGCGTTTAGCGACGACAAAAACAGCCCCTACTTTAAGCAGGTTGTGGAAGTATACGAGTTAAGCAAACACATAACCCCCGAGCAAACTACCATTGCCCGCTTTTGGGATGATAACCCTTTTGTAATTCAGCACAACGGGCACATGATGTTTGCCAATAAAAAAATAACCCCCGGTGGCCACTGGATTGGCATTACGGCCATTGCCTGTAAACAAACTCATGCTGATGGTATAAAAACGGCACAGGCTTACGCGCTTACTTCTATTGCCTTATTTGATGCTTTTATAAGCGGATGGCAGGTTAAATACCAAACCAACTACATTAGGCCGGTTACGGTTATTAATGATAAAATTGACCACGACTGGCTGCCTATGCTACAAACGCCACCATTCCCAGAGTATCCAAGCGGGCATAGCGATATCAGCGCAGCATCCGCCGTAATGCTTACCCACTTGTTTGGCGATAATTTTGCTTACCAGGATACCAGCGATTTAAAATATATTGGGATGCAACGCCATTTTGATTCGTTTTTAAAGGCGTCCGATGAAACATCTATAAGTCGTTTTTATGGTGGTATTCACTATCGGAACAGTGTTGACCAGGGGGCTGTGCAAGGCAGGCAGGTTGGCGAATATATCTGGAAGAAACTTAAACTAAAAAAATAA
- a CDS encoding FG-GAP repeat domain-containing protein: MHFKPKYLATTYLLLFIVLLSFATLIYGCKPKTGQYYKLTGNVKLDGENLVQLKCTRCHALTPINALPKNVWINHVLVSMAPMLKISTYGGQFFKQDAKDTTGASIVEWLAIVNYYKKFAPDTLLPVRKPAPLVEDWTGFTLKKPLPFNSTSFTTAINYNPATRKLYSADAVNEKLYSWDSNLKADSLASLPSAGVDISFDKEAGSNIGFVSAIGRMAPVDFPNGKIVKLDLDAKDVNASETYIASDLPRPVQTIVGDFNKDGLNDIVVCGQGDKKGGVYLLVQNKDKTYTQQSILNKAGSVQALKGDFNKDGWLDLMVLTGTGDEGLWLLLNDQKGGFTTRKLLTFPPTNSSTSFQLVDMDHDGNLDLVYTCGYNYHDSRILKPYHGLYIFTNAGNWSFKQKYFYPINGCTKAIAADFDGDGDVDIATIAFFADMQNTPQEEFIYFEQNKPFDFKPHAVPVSKYGRWMCMETADLNNDGKLDIILGNYADGFKFIHGLQPQWDRNLPLIVLENHTKK, translated from the coding sequence ATGCACTTCAAACCCAAATACCTGGCTACTACTTACCTGCTTTTATTTATAGTTTTATTATCATTTGCTACGTTGATTTATGGCTGTAAACCTAAAACAGGTCAGTACTATAAGTTAACCGGTAATGTAAAGTTAGATGGCGAAAACCTGGTACAATTAAAGTGTACAAGGTGCCATGCATTAACCCCCATAAATGCTTTGCCAAAAAATGTTTGGATAAATCACGTATTGGTGAGCATGGCGCCTATGCTAAAAATTTCCACCTACGGAGGTCAGTTTTTTAAGCAGGATGCTAAAGACACTACTGGCGCAAGTATAGTTGAGTGGTTGGCTATTGTTAATTATTACAAAAAGTTTGCGCCCGATACGCTGTTGCCCGTCAGGAAACCTGCTCCGTTGGTTGAAGACTGGACCGGGTTTACGTTAAAAAAGCCTTTGCCTTTTAATTCAACCAGTTTTACCACGGCCATAAACTATAACCCGGCTACCAGGAAGTTGTATAGTGCCGATGCGGTTAACGAAAAATTATATAGCTGGGATAGCAATTTAAAAGCCGATTCGCTGGCGTCGCTGCCTTCGGCGGGCGTTGATATCAGCTTTGATAAAGAAGCTGGTAGTAACATTGGTTTTGTATCGGCCATTGGTCGTATGGCGCCGGTTGATTTCCCTAACGGTAAAATTGTTAAGCTTGACCTTGATGCTAAGGACGTTAACGCTTCCGAAACTTATATAGCATCAGATTTGCCCCGGCCGGTTCAAACCATTGTGGGCGATTTTAATAAAGACGGCCTGAACGACATTGTAGTATGCGGGCAGGGCGATAAAAAGGGTGGAGTGTACCTGTTGGTTCAAAATAAGGACAAAACTTATACCCAACAATCTATTTTGAATAAAGCGGGATCGGTGCAGGCTTTAAAAGGCGATTTTAATAAAGATGGATGGCTTGATTTGATGGTGTTAACAGGTACAGGCGACGAAGGCCTGTGGTTGTTACTAAATGATCAGAAAGGCGGATTTACAACGAGAAAATTGCTTACTTTCCCGCCAACAAACAGTTCAACCAGTTTTCAGTTGGTTGATATGGATCACGACGGCAACCTTGACCTGGTTTATACCTGCGGTTATAATTACCATGACTCGCGCATTTTAAAACCATACCATGGCCTGTATATTTTTACCAACGCGGGTAATTGGAGCTTTAAACAAAAATATTTTTACCCTATAAATGGCTGTACCAAAGCAATTGCGGCTGATTTTGACGGCGACGGTGACGTGGATATTGCCACGATAGCTTTTTTTGCCGATATGCAGAACACACCACAGGAAGAGTTTATCTACTTTGAACAAAATAAACCGTTTGATTTTAAACCGCACGCCGTACCTGTAAGTAAATATGGCCGCTGGATGTGTATGGAAACAGCCGATTTGAACAACGATGGCAAGCTTGATATTATATTGGGTAATTATGCCGACGGGTTTAAATTTATCCATGGCCTGCAACCGCAATGGGATAGAAATTTGCCGTTGATTGTGCTTGAAAATCATACAAAAAAATAG
- a CDS encoding FG-GAP repeat domain-containing protein, translating to MCGSCNRDNGQADDERYIEEGKQLAQKHCSTCHQAPDASLLDKATWDKGVLPAMAAKFGIRPFMGDYLVYSSSAISNADWHKIVMYYKGAAPDKLLIPKPNAVKDWAIFSLKRPAKVDTTDGMAMTTMVAFNPNDKSFYTGGAGDKLYKWDSNLNATVVKKFQSPVVDADFFKTDANPNGAIITCIGVLPPNDQLKGKLISINLSSKLKGKDSVLITDSLPRPAKSAYVDFNKDGLMDYVSCGFGHNKGGLFLVQQQPAHQFTKKIIRAMPGPSQLYIDDYNHDGWPDIVCLFAQADEGVWLFLNDKKGGFTTQNLVHFPSVYGSSSFQFIDFNNDGKPDILYTCGDNNDYSPIFKPYHGVYIFTNQGNWKFKQTYFYHINGCSKAIATDFDHDGDLDLAVIAFFPDFKYHPTEGFTYHEQTSPGKFKVHEIPVNPYGRWLAMDVNDIDGDGNMDIVLGNFSVGAKGLINQKDYNPNWDMYSPITVLHNTIKKKH from the coding sequence ATGTGTGGCAGCTGCAATAGGGATAATGGACAGGCAGACGATGAAAGGTACATTGAGGAGGGCAAGCAACTGGCTCAAAAGCATTGTTCAACATGTCACCAGGCACCAGATGCATCTTTGCTTGATAAAGCAACATGGGATAAAGGTGTTTTACCCGCCATGGCGGCTAAGTTTGGTATAAGGCCCTTTATGGGCGACTACCTGGTATACTCATCCTCGGCCATTTCAAACGCCGATTGGCATAAGATTGTAATGTATTACAAGGGTGCAGCGCCCGATAAATTGCTTATCCCCAAACCCAATGCGGTAAAAGATTGGGCTATTTTTAGCTTAAAACGACCGGCAAAAGTAGATACTACCGATGGTATGGCCATGACCACCATGGTTGCTTTTAACCCCAATGATAAAAGTTTTTATACCGGCGGAGCCGGCGATAAGCTATATAAATGGGATAGCAATCTCAACGCCACAGTCGTAAAAAAATTCCAGTCGCCGGTAGTTGACGCCGATTTTTTTAAAACGGATGCAAATCCAAATGGCGCTATTATTACTTGTATTGGGGTATTGCCCCCCAATGATCAGCTTAAAGGGAAACTAATAAGCATTAACCTAAGCAGTAAATTGAAAGGTAAAGATTCGGTTTTAATTACTGATAGTTTGCCACGACCCGCGAAGAGCGCTTATGTTGATTTTAATAAAGATGGTTTAATGGATTATGTATCCTGCGGATTTGGCCACAATAAAGGTGGCTTATTCCTGGTGCAGCAGCAACCGGCACATCAATTCACAAAAAAAATCATCAGGGCAATGCCGGGGCCAAGCCAGCTGTATATTGATGATTATAACCACGATGGCTGGCCCGATATTGTATGCCTGTTTGCCCAGGCTGATGAGGGGGTGTGGTTGTTCTTGAATGACAAAAAAGGAGGGTTTACCACGCAAAACCTGGTGCATTTTCCATCCGTGTATGGATCAAGCAGTTTCCAGTTCATTGATTTTAATAACGATGGAAAACCCGATATTTTGTATACCTGTGGCGATAACAATGATTACTCGCCTATATTTAAACCCTACCATGGGGTATATATTTTTACCAACCAGGGCAATTGGAAATTTAAGCAAACTTATTTTTACCATATCAATGGCTGCTCAAAGGCCATAGCTACAGATTTTGACCATGACGGTGATCTTGACCTGGCTGTAATAGCTTTCTTCCCCGATTTTAAATACCATCCTACCGAAGGTTTTACCTATCATGAACAAACAAGCCCGGGCAAATTTAAAGTACACGAGATACCGGTTAACCCTTATGGCCGCTGGCTTGCAATGGACGTTAACGATATTGATGGTGACGGTAACATGGATATTGTTTTGGGTAATTTTTCGGTAGGGGCAAAAGGTCTTATCAACCAAAAAGATTACAATCCTAACTGGGACATGTATTCGCCCATCACTGTGTTACACAATACCATCAAAAAGAAGCACTGA
- a CDS encoding glycoside hydrolase family 2 protein: MMKKTINAVFGVVAACVLPVFLSAQTAPVKQVKLVNFDLQSSALINASGVELSSTQYHSPIYWFPVKVPSTVLTGLVANKIYPDPYLGLNNMLIPDASDQFNKEYNLEQYSHLPNDPNPWKKPYWYRTTFKVAAADKGKQFQLIFKGINYRAAVYLNGKQIADSTQMAGMFAEHNLDVSKAINAGGENALAVKIYPLDYAGYPAKEQLKALGPFYENGGPTGDIGKNVTMLCSAGWDWIPSVRDRNMGIWQPVFLRTTGAVTIGRPKLVTNLPNLPDTGIAKLSLKLTLSNNTSVANAGKLTISIKPENFAGLPVQFTQAVSVAANTGKVVDLNADQISQLVIHQPKLWWPNGYGKANLYRIRLQYADAKGISDDTTFVFGVRTVSSKAEKVNGFVRRQFYVNGKLVHLVGGAWVPDMMVNRDSARYDYEMHLCRNANVNLVRIWGGGVTEPDAFWNAADKYGQMVWSDFWITGDTQGEFKGSPDWPLEGNIFTKNVQSTIYRIRNHPSLLVWTGGNEGHARKELYDKMRNDIIELDGTRPFIPSSSGFAKLPEGWKGSWPDDMPSGVYSGGPYAWKDPKDYYKLANLAHDWVFKDETGLPSQPPYTTLPKIIPNLTWDKTLPFPLNNTWGYHDAATGAGQYDKYYDEMVKRYGAPSSIVNFSDKMQFLNYIGYQGIFEADGHKLNETGGVMLWKLNAALPSVIWQIYDWYLEPNAGYYSMQNACEPVHIQYNYDNSSVAIINRTHHATGSLTATADVFDIFSKLIKSIKLDHVGLATNGVQEIIQLKDVLAGTQGVSFVILNLKTSTGKAVSHNAYWLSATDEFKTLNDMKHAQVSVKVVKTEKGAVESKWTVQFTNTSNKLAFFVRPQLMKNGEEIMPSYWTGNYFTLAPHESITLSVTAPAAKLGNVTPTILLEGWNLDKQTIALASK; this comes from the coding sequence ATGATGAAAAAAACTATTAATGCGGTATTTGGTGTTGTTGCAGCCTGCGTTTTGCCCGTCTTTTTGTCGGCGCAAACGGCCCCTGTAAAGCAGGTTAAACTGGTTAACTTTGATTTGCAATCTTCGGCGTTGATTAACGCCAGCGGTGTCGAGCTATCAAGTACCCAATACCATTCGCCCATATACTGGTTCCCGGTTAAAGTGCCTTCAACCGTGTTAACGGGACTTGTAGCCAATAAAATTTATCCCGATCCTTACCTGGGGTTAAATAATATGCTGATACCGGATGCATCAGATCAGTTTAATAAAGAGTACAACCTGGAGCAGTATAGTCATTTACCCAATGACCCTAATCCATGGAAGAAACCGTACTGGTACCGCACCACATTTAAAGTAGCCGCTGCAGATAAGGGAAAACAGTTTCAGCTGATATTCAAGGGCATCAACTACCGCGCTGCGGTGTATTTAAACGGCAAACAGATTGCCGATAGTACCCAAATGGCCGGCATGTTTGCCGAACACAATCTGGATGTAAGTAAAGCCATAAACGCAGGCGGCGAAAACGCGCTGGCTGTAAAAATTTACCCATTGGATTATGCAGGTTATCCCGCAAAAGAACAGTTAAAAGCCCTTGGCCCATTTTATGAAAACGGCGGCCCTACCGGCGATATTGGCAAAAATGTAACCATGCTTTGCTCGGCCGGTTGGGATTGGATTCCCTCGGTTCGGGATCGCAACATGGGTATCTGGCAGCCGGTTTTTTTACGTACTACGGGCGCGGTAACCATAGGCAGGCCAAAGTTGGTAACCAATTTGCCAAACCTGCCCGATACAGGTATTGCTAAACTATCTTTAAAACTTACTTTATCAAATAACACATCGGTTGCTAATGCAGGTAAGCTAACCATCAGCATAAAACCCGAAAATTTTGCGGGTTTACCTGTGCAGTTTACGCAGGCGGTTTCCGTTGCTGCAAATACGGGAAAAGTTGTTGATCTGAACGCAGACCAGATTAGTCAGCTGGTAATTCATCAGCCTAAATTATGGTGGCCAAACGGTTACGGCAAAGCCAACTTGTACCGCATTCGCCTGCAATATGCCGACGCAAAAGGCATAAGCGACGATACTACTTTTGTCTTTGGGGTGCGCACTGTATCGTCAAAAGCCGAGAAAGTGAACGGCTTTGTACGCCGCCAATTTTATGTAAATGGCAAGCTGGTTCATTTGGTAGGCGGCGCCTGGGTACCCGATATGATGGTGAACCGCGATTCGGCCCGGTATGATTACGAGATGCACCTGTGCCGCAATGCCAACGTGAACCTGGTACGTATTTGGGGCGGGGGCGTAACCGAGCCGGATGCGTTTTGGAACGCAGCCGACAAATATGGTCAGATGGTATGGTCGGATTTTTGGATCACAGGCGATACCCAGGGCGAGTTTAAAGGCTCACCGGATTGGCCTTTGGAAGGCAACATATTTACAAAAAACGTTCAGAGTACAATCTATCGTATCCGCAACCACCCAAGCCTCCTGGTTTGGACTGGTGGCAACGAAGGGCACGCCCGTAAGGAATTGTACGACAAAATGCGTAACGACATTATTGAGTTGGATGGCACCCGCCCGTTTATACCAAGCTCATCGGGTTTTGCCAAACTGCCCGAAGGCTGGAAAGGCTCATGGCCCGATGATATGCCATCAGGTGTATACAGCGGCGGCCCTTATGCCTGGAAAGATCCTAAAGACTATTACAAACTGGCCAACCTTGCTCATGACTGGGTATTTAAGGACGAAACAGGTTTACCATCGCAACCACCTTACACCACGCTGCCTAAGATAATCCCTAATTTAACGTGGGATAAAACTTTACCTTTCCCCTTAAATAATACCTGGGGATATCATGATGCTGCCACAGGCGCAGGTCAGTACGATAAGTACTACGACGAAATGGTAAAACGCTATGGCGCGCCCAGCAGCATCGTCAACTTTTCGGATAAGATGCAGTTCCTGAATTATATTGGCTACCAGGGTATTTTTGAAGCCGATGGCCACAAACTAAACGAAACGGGCGGCGTAATGCTTTGGAAACTCAATGCGGCGCTCCCAAGTGTTATCTGGCAAATTTATGACTGGTACCTGGAGCCAAACGCGGGCTACTACAGCATGCAAAACGCCTGCGAGCCGGTGCATATCCAGTATAACTACGATAATTCGAGCGTGGCTATTATCAACCGCACGCACCATGCAACAGGTAGTTTAACCGCAACTGCCGACGTTTTTGATATCTTTAGCAAGCTCATTAAATCTATTAAGTTAGATCATGTTGGTTTGGCTACAAACGGTGTGCAGGAAATTATTCAGCTTAAGGATGTTTTGGCGGGTACACAAGGTGTAAGTTTTGTAATACTTAACCTGAAAACTTCAACCGGCAAAGCGGTATCGCACAATGCCTACTGGCTATCTGCAACAGACGAATTTAAAACGCTTAACGACATGAAACATGCACAGGTAAGCGTCAAAGTTGTTAAAACAGAGAAAGGCGCTGTAGAAAGCAAGTGGACTGTTCAATTTACCAATACCTCGAATAAACTGGCATTCTTTGTTCGCCCGCAACTCATGAAAAACGGCGAAGAAATTATGCCAAGCTACTGGACAGGTAACTATTTTACCCTGGCCCCGCATGAAAGCATAACCCTGTCGGTAACTGCCCCGGCTGCCAAATTAGGCAACGTAACCCCAACCATATTACTCGAAGGCTGGAATTTAGATAAGCAAACTATTGCCCTGGCCTCAAAATAA
- a CDS encoding agmatine deiminase family protein, translating to MSQNISTTIFPASQGFSFPAEWAPHTATWLSWPHKEASWPGKIDLVYPAYIEFIKVLTKGELVRINVVDENMKASVAFQLQNAGVDMSKIELFEFATNDAWCRDHGPAFLINPDTNQKAIVDWGYNAWGGKYPPFDLDDVIPTKIGQHFGLPVFNPGIVMEGGSVDFNGKGTILTTTACLLNKNRNPHLNQDQIEGFLRNFYGAEQILWLGDGIVGDDTDGHIDDITRFVNEDTVVTVVEENKNDDNYHLLQENLENLKTMRLLNGKQLNVVELPMPDEVIYEDTRLPASYANFYIANSAVVVPTYRSANDDKALQIIQQCFPDREVVGIDSTDIIWGLGSFHCLSQQEPSPPAP from the coding sequence ATGAGTCAAAACATTTCCACAACCATATTCCCTGCTTCGCAGGGCTTTTCCTTCCCAGCCGAGTGGGCGCCACATACTGCCACCTGGTTAAGCTGGCCGCACAAGGAAGCCTCGTGGCCAGGTAAAATTGATTTAGTTTATCCAGCATACATTGAATTCATCAAAGTGCTAACCAAAGGCGAACTGGTGCGCATTAACGTGGTTGATGAAAACATGAAAGCTTCGGTAGCCTTTCAACTGCAAAATGCCGGGGTGGATATGAGCAAAATTGAGCTATTTGAATTTGCTACTAACGATGCCTGGTGTCGCGATCACGGACCGGCATTTTTGATAAACCCCGATACCAATCAAAAAGCTATTGTCGACTGGGGCTATAACGCCTGGGGCGGCAAATACCCACCGTTTGATCTGGATGATGTAATCCCTACAAAAATTGGCCAGCATTTTGGTTTGCCGGTATTTAACCCGGGAATTGTAATGGAAGGGGGCTCTGTCGATTTTAATGGCAAGGGCACCATACTAACCACTACCGCCTGCCTGCTTAACAAAAACCGTAATCCACACCTTAACCAGGACCAAATTGAAGGCTTCCTGCGTAATTTTTACGGCGCCGAACAAATTTTATGGCTGGGCGACGGCATTGTTGGCGATGATACCGATGGCCATATTGACGATATAACCCGTTTTGTAAATGAAGACACCGTAGTGACCGTTGTTGAAGAAAACAAAAACGACGATAACTACCACCTGTTGCAGGAGAACCTTGAAAACCTTAAAACCATGCGCCTGCTTAACGGCAAACAACTTAATGTGGTTGAATTACCAATGCCCGACGAAGTGATTTACGAAGACACCCGCTTGCCGGCATCGTACGCCAATTTTTATATTGCTAATTCGGCGGTGGTAGTTCCTACATACCGTTCGGCAAATGATGATAAAGCGTTGCAAATAATCCAGCAATGCTTCCCCGACCGCGAGGTTGTAGGCATCGATTCGACAGATATTATCTGGGGATTGGGCAGCTTCCATTGCTTGAGCCAGCAGGAACCAAGCCCCCCAGCCCCCTGA
- a CDS encoding carbon-nitrogen hydrolase, translating to MNKVKVGIVQMSCTADKQQNLQKAIVKVREAAAKGAQIVCLQELFTSLYFCDVEDYDNFKLAEAIPGPSTDELSKVAAELNVVIIASLFEKRAQGVYHNTTAVLDADGSYLGKYRKMHIPDDPGFYEKFYFTPGDLGYKVFNTKYGRLGVLICWDQWYPEAARITALMGADILFYPTAIGWATTQDEATNIEQYNAWQTIQRSHAVANGIHVVSINRVGEEAGVKFWGGSFFANPFGAIIHQTSHDQEEVVVQELDLDKSDYYRSHWPFLRDRRIDSYQPITKRLLDED from the coding sequence ATGAACAAAGTAAAAGTTGGCATTGTGCAAATGAGCTGCACTGCAGATAAACAGCAGAACCTGCAAAAAGCTATTGTTAAAGTAAGGGAAGCTGCTGCCAAAGGCGCGCAGATTGTTTGTTTACAGGAACTGTTTACCTCGCTTTATTTTTGCGATGTAGAGGATTACGACAACTTTAAACTGGCCGAGGCTATCCCCGGCCCATCAACTGATGAGCTGTCAAAAGTTGCTGCTGAGTTAAATGTGGTGATCATTGCATCGCTTTTTGAGAAACGTGCACAAGGTGTGTATCACAATACAACAGCTGTATTAGATGCCGATGGCAGTTACCTTGGCAAATACCGAAAAATGCATATCCCCGATGATCCGGGTTTTTACGAAAAATTTTACTTTACCCCCGGCGATCTGGGTTACAAAGTTTTCAATACCAAATACGGCCGTTTAGGTGTATTGATCTGCTGGGATCAATGGTACCCTGAAGCAGCACGCATTACCGCGTTGATGGGTGCCGATATCCTGTTTTATCCAACCGCTATTGGCTGGGCCACCACTCAGGACGAGGCTACAAATATTGAACAATACAACGCATGGCAAACCATCCAGCGTTCGCACGCTGTTGCCAATGGTATACACGTTGTAAGCATAAACCGCGTAGGTGAAGAGGCCGGCGTAAAATTCTGGGGCGGATCATTTTTTGCCAATCCCTTTGGAGCCATTATTCATCAAACATCACATGACCAGGAAGAGGTTGTAGTGCAGGAGTTAGATTTAGATAAATCTGATTACTATAGAAGCCACTGGCCGTTTTTAAGGGACAGAAGGATTGACAGCTATCAGCCGATAACTAAACGACTATTAGACGAGGATTAA
- a CDS encoding lysylphosphatidylglycerol synthase transmembrane domain-containing protein: MALNEQEIPAPKTFKQQLWNVAKLVLKIAVTSGLLYWVFTKVDFSKVKGRLLHANYWWMLVAVICYFCSMLASSWRLLSFFKSIKLKLNPWYNLRLYFLGLFYNMLLPGGIGGDGYKIFILNKAHKVPGKKLFLAIMFDRLSGLWAIGLITVGLIFLIPQIDIHVAVPGSIFLLASAIYYFVAYRFFREYTTFFFQAHLKALIVQGMQLLAIICVMIGQDFTGKYSPYLLSFLISALASILPITVGGAGAREAIFTKLSDIFPMDKGLAVFLPSSFYLISLLVALFGIYYVIRPARLEKGLDKSIFEGEPVDENKSAAEN; encoded by the coding sequence ATGGCATTAAACGAACAAGAAATACCCGCTCCCAAAACCTTTAAGCAGCAACTGTGGAATGTTGCTAAATTGGTGCTTAAAATTGCAGTTACATCGGGATTACTTTACTGGGTTTTTACCAAAGTAGATTTTAGCAAGGTAAAAGGCAGGCTGCTGCATGCCAATTACTGGTGGATGCTGGTTGCTGTTATTTGTTACTTCTGTTCTATGCTGGCATCATCATGGCGTTTGCTTAGCTTTTTTAAATCGATAAAATTAAAGTTAAACCCATGGTATAATTTGCGCCTATACTTCCTTGGCCTGTTTTATAACATGTTGTTACCCGGTGGTATCGGTGGCGATGGCTACAAAATATTTATATTAAACAAGGCCCATAAAGTTCCGGGCAAAAAGCTGTTTTTGGCTATTATGTTTGATAGGTTAAGCGGCTTGTGGGCAATAGGTTTAATAACAGTGGGGCTTATTTTTTTAATTCCCCAAATTGATATTCACGTTGCTGTCCCGGGCAGTATCTTCCTGCTTGCATCGGCTATTTATTATTTTGTGGCCTACAGGTTTTTCAGGGAATACACCACCTTCTTTTTCCAGGCGCATTTAAAAGCGCTAATAGTACAGGGAATGCAATTGTTGGCAATTATTTGCGTAATGATAGGGCAGGATTTTACGGGCAAATACTCGCCTTATCTATTGTCATTTTTGATATCGGCACTGGCATCTATTCTGCCAATTACTGTTGGGGGTGCCGGCGCCCGCGAAGCCATATTCACCAAATTGTCTGATATTTTCCCTATGGATAAAGGGCTTGCAGTATTCTTGCCATCCTCATTTTACCTTATCTCGCTGTTAGTAGCCTTGTTCGGAATTTATTACGTAATCCGCCCGGCGCGTTTGGAAAAAGGGCTTGATAAATCAATTTTTGAGGGCGAGCCCGTTGATGAGAATAAATCTGCTGCCGAAAATTAA